From the Deltaproteobacteria bacterium genome, the window CCGGTGGAACCCAAGATCGAGAGCCTCTTCATCCCTTCCCACCCACCTCCTCCCTCATGCATCCGGAATCCAATCCGGCCTTTGCTGACCCGGCGTTGTAAGGTCGGAAAAAGCCTGGACTCCATGCCTTTCTACCCGAGAATCCACTGTACATAGTAGTAGAGAAAAGGAGCCGAAAGAAGAAGACTGTCCAGTCTGTCAAGCACACCCCCATGACCGGGAATCAGATGGCTCGAGTCCTTTACACGAGCCGACCTCTTGATCATAGATTCCCCGAAGTCTCCGACCTGCCCGATCATCAGTATGAAAGAACCAAGAGTCACCGTGTCGGATAAGGCCAGGCATCTGAGAAAGAAAAGCCTGAAGAGGACGGCGGCGGCGACCGATCCGGCAAGACCCCCAAGAAGCCCTTCCAGGGTCTTGTTCGGGCTTATCCGAGGCCAGAGTCTATGCCTCCCCACCAGGGTTCCGCTGAAGTAGGCACAGGTGTCGCCCGCCCACACGGTGACAAGGAGAAAAAGGACCCACTGCAAGCCCATGGGCCTGCCTCTCAAAAGGACGATATAGGAGAGCAGGAAACCCACATACACGTTACCCAAAAGCATGACCGCCATGCGGGATGTCGCACCGGCGAGCTCTCCAGGCGTGACCATAAGAAGCAGAAAGAGCACCAGGACAACCAGTGCAAGAACCGCCACAACCGCCCCCTCCCGACCAAGAAAGGCGGCAAGGGGGAAAAGCAGACCGAGCCCGATGCCGAGGATCCTCTGGGAGGGGAGGCTCTCAGGCAAGGTGAGTCTGTAGAACTCGACAAGGCCCAACCCTGTGGCGAGAAGAATCAGGAAGAGGAGTCCCGCCTCCTGGCCGAAACCGATGATCAAGGCAACCAGAGGCGCGCCCACCAGGGCTGTCAGTATCCTCTTGAGAATCGCCCTTACCTCCCCTTCCTTTACGGAGACCCGCTCCGCTCCTCTCCGGTCTCCCAGGCCGCCCCTTCCGCCTCCCGGTCAAAGGGCTCAAGTCAGTTGCTCGCTTGTCAGGCCGAAGCGCCTCTCCCTGGACTGGTAATCCAGTATCGCTTCGACCAGCTCCTCCCTTCCAAAATCGGGCCAGAGGGTCTCTGTGACATAGATCTCCGTGTAGGCCATCTGCCAGAGCAGGAAGTTGCTTATCCTATACTCCCCACTGGTACGGATGAGAAGATCAGGGTCGGGAAGGTCTTTTGTCCAGAGATGGGACGCAAAGGAATCGATGCCCACATCTTCCCTGGTGATCTCTTTTTTCTCCAAAGCAGAGACGATGGACGTCACGGCATGGATAATCTCCGCTCGCCCGCCGTAACTCAAAGCAAGTGTCAGGGTCATCCCCTGGCAGTGGCGAGTAGCCTTCATAGTCTCCATGAGCCGCCCATAGACTCGAGGCGGAAGGGTTTCCAACTCTCCGATGGCATTGAGACGGATATCGTTCTCCAGCATCTCTTCGAGCTCGTCCATGAGATACTGGAAGAGGAGATCCATAAGAGCCCTTACCTCCTCTTCGGGGCGCTTCCAGTTCTCCATGGAAAAGGCGTAGAGGGTGAGGTACTTGATGCCCATTTCACGGCAAGCCGTCACAACGGTCCGCACCGAATCGACCCCTTTCATGTGCCCGTTGATCCGACTGAGTGATTTCCTCTTGGCCCAGCGGCCATTACCATCCATGATGATCGCCACATGCCGCGGTAGCCTGTTGGGATCCAGATCCCCTCTCCTAAGATCGGCCATGGCTCCAATCCTTCTGAATTAACATCCGAAAATAACACACCAAATCACGTTTTTCAAGGCACTTCAGGCGGACATATCCCCCTTCCCGCGGACTACGAAAAAGGCAGATCCCCCTCCTGGACGGACCTGCCGACAAAACCACCACTCACTCCTGGGAGCCGCTCTCTCCGTGTCAAATTTCGAGGATCTCTTTCTCCTTGAGATCGAGGATCCGATCCACCTTCCCTATGAATTCGCTGGTGAGCTCCTGAACCTCCTCCAGCCTCCGGTGGAGTTCATCCTGGGATATGGCCTTCTCTTTTTCCAGGGATCTGTACCATTCGTTGGCCTCCCTCCGGATATTCCTTATGGCGATCTTCCCCTCCTCGCCTTTTTTCCTGACCAGCTTTACCAGGTCTCTCCTTCTCTCCTCGGTCAGTTTGGGAATGGTTATCCTGATAACCTTTCCGTCATTGACAGGAGTGAGACCGAGTTCCGACTTGAGGATGGCTTTTTCTATCTCCCCGATGATACTCGCATCCCAGGGCTTGATGGTGATCAGGCGGCTTTCAGGAATCGCCATGCTGGCCACCTGATTCAGAGGTGTCGGAGTTCCGTAGTAGTCGACCCGGATGCCGTCGAAAAGGGCTAGAGACGCCCTTCCGGTCCGGATCTTGTCCAGGTCGTGCTGAAATGCGGCCAGCGTCTTGGCCATTTTCTCCCTGAATTCTTTCAACTCGTCAGCGTCCATGGTCCTATCCCCTGATGAGGGTACCCACCTTCCTGCCGAGGACCGCCCCCTTAATATTCCCCCTTGCCGTAGAGTCGAAGACCACTATGGGCAACCCGTTGTCGCGGCAGAGGCAGATGGATGTCGAATCCATGACTTTCAGGTTCCGCTCCAAGACCTCCCCGTAGGTCAAGACATCGAACTTTCGAGCCTCAGGGAATCTTGCAGGATCAGCATCATAGACCCCGTCCACCTTGGTCCCCTTCATGATCACACGAGCCCCAACCTCCAAGGCCCGCAGGACAGCCGCCGTATCTGTCGTGAAAAACGGGTTACCGGTCCCGCCGGCGAAAACAACGACACGCCGCTTTTCCAGATGTCTCACGGCCCGCCTGCCAACAAAGGGTTCAACCACACTCTCCATCCTGATCGCGGACTGGACACGAGCCGCAACGCCTCTCTTTTCCAGGGCATCCTGGAGAGCCAGGCTGTTCATGACCGTGGCCAGCATACCCATCTGATCAGCCACCACACGGTCAACCCCGGTGCCTGCTGCGGGAACACCCCGGAGTATATTCCCGCCCCCCACCACGATGCCCAACTCCACACCGAGATCGTGGACCTCCTTTATCTCCTCAACAAGGTCTCGAACCGATTCGGGATGAATCCCAAACCGCTCCGTCCCACCAAGGATCTCCCCACTGATCTTCAGCAGAACTCTTCTGTATGCGATCTCTTCCAAGGACTTCACTCACCAGCCTGACCTTCACCGAGTTGGAAGCGGGCAAACCTCCGAATCGATATGTTCTCTCCCACCTGTGAGATCACCCCGTTGAGAACCTCCCGGAAGGTCATGTCAGGGTCTCTTATGAAAGGCTGATCGAGGAGACAAACCTCTGAGAAGAACTTCTCCATCCGTCCTTCCACGATCCGGTCGATCACCTTCTCCGGCTTACCCGACTCCACCGCCTGAGTCCTGAGAATCTGCCTCTCCTTTTCGATGACCTCTGCCGGCACCTGACCCCGCTCTACGTACGTGGGACTCGCCGCGGCGATCTGCATCGCCGTATCTTTGACGAGATTCTGAAACTCCACTGTCCTGGCAACAAAGTCCGTTTCACAATTAACCTCGACAAGGACCCCGATTCTCCCACCAGCGTGGATGTAAGACCCTACCAGGCCTTCTCTCGTCGCTCTCCCTGATCGCTTGGCCGCTCGGGCCAATCCCTTCTCCCTCAGCCTGTCGATGGCCTTTTCCAGATTTCCCTCGGTCTCCTCCAGGGCCCTCTTGCAATCCATGATGCCTGCACCGGTCCGCTGCCGGAGTTCCTTCACAAGGTTTCCGTCGACCATTTCTCCGTCTCCTATTCCTCCTCCGTGAGGCTTGCAGCCGGGGCCTTTGCTGCTTCTTCCTCCGCCGCAGGCGGGCTCACCCTGTCCTCAGATTCTCCCTCTCTATGGGGAAACCCCTCAACTTCCACGTCTTCCCCTGGTATGGCCTGCCCCTCCTCACCGGGGGGCGGAGGGGAAGGCTCTTTTTCCATCTCCTGCTGTAACTGCTTCTCATACTCCTGCCGTCCCTCGATAACCGCATCGGCCATTCGCGAAGACAGCAGCCGAATCGCCCTTATGGCATCATCATTGCCCGGGATGGGGTAGGTGACCTCCTCGGGGTTGCAATTGCTGTCCACGATCCCCACCGAAGGGATGCCGAGTTTTCTGGTCTCATTGACGGCTATCCGCTCCTTCTTCGTATCGACGATGAAAACGGCCCCTGGAAGGCGATCCATCATTTTTATGCCACCCAGGGATTTCTCCAGTCGGATTCTCTCCTTCTCGAGTTGCATGATCTCCTTCTTGGGGAGGAGATTGTAAATCTCCTCGTTTCTCATCTTCTCAAGGCGGTTCAAGCGGTCGATGCTCTTGCGAATGGTCTGGTAGTTGGTAAGCATCCCTCCCAGCCAGCGGTGGTTTACGTAGAACATATTGCAACGGGTGGCTTCCTCCCGGATCGATTCTTGGGCCTGTTTTTTTGTTCCAACGAAGAGAACATGCTCCCCCTTTGCAGCAGTATCCCTGATAAACCGGTACGCCTCCTTGAACATTTGGACCGTCTTTTGCAGATCGATGATGTAGATGCCGTCGCGGGCACCAAAGATATATGGTTTCATCTTGGGATCCCACCGCCTGGTCTCGTGACCAAAATGGACGCCCGCCTCCAGAAGCTCTTTCATCGTTATGTTGACCATGTTCCCTCCAGTATTCTCCTTTCTGTCCCTCTGCAACAAAGAATGCCGACTTTCTATGAAGAATTATTTCGTAGGCTTAGCCTCCTTGAAGTAACACAAACCCGATCTTTTTTCAAGAGCCAAATCCCGAGAAGTTTCCAGGGAAAAGAGACCTAGGGTTTATCGAAGACATCTCTCATACACCTGGGGACGATGAAAGCCCCCCGATGGACTTCACTGTCGTAGTAGTACGTCTCTATCCGCTCCACGGACGTGCCAGAGGGGTTGAAATCCGCAAGCGGATCCACCCCCTTTGAACAGAAGGCAAAGCTCCAGAGCGTACCTGGGTAGAAGGGAACCGGGGCAAGATAGGTGCGGACAATGGGGAAGACCTCCCGGAGCTTTGGATAGAGATCCTTGATGATGTCCTGGTCGAAGAAGGGAGACTCCGTCTGAGTCGTCACGATCCCCCCACTCCTCAGGGCTGAGAAGACATGGCGGTAGAATGTTTCTTCATACAGAGAGGCACCCACCCCGATGGGGTCCGTGGAATCCACCACGATCACGTCGTAGGCTTCCCTGGCACCTTGGACAAAGAGGGTTCCATCCTCGATGTGGATGTGGACCCTTGGATCGTCCAACCCGCAACTCACCTCGGGAAAATAACGCCGGGTGACCTCGATCACCCTCTGGTCGATTTCAACCAGATCGACTCGACCGACGGGATGCTTCAGGACTTCCCGGACCACACCCCCGTCTCCTCCTCCAACGACGAGGAGGCTTTCAACCCGGGGATGAACGCACATGGGTACATGGGCAAGCATCTCATGGTAGATGAACTCGTCCTTTTCAGCCAGATTGATAGCTCCGTCCAGTGCCATGACGCGACCGAACTGATCGGTGTCGAAGACCTCGATCCGTTGAAAAGGCGTCTCCTCGGAGAGAATCCTTCTCCTTACTCGAACCATCTGCCCCACCTGGTCTCTCACTTTTTCCTGGAACCACTCTTCTTCCTTCATGAGCCCCTCTCCTCCATGCTGCCCGACAACCCGCGGCCCCCTTCCAGGGGGTCTGAAGAAAAAAGCCGATAGACTCCTCTTCCCCCAGGGATACCGGCCTCCCTTCCTCTCCTCCTGGATGAGGAAAAGAGTCAAGACGGCGGACTCTCCCTCCCGCGGGACACCTCCGGCCTTGCAAACCCGGCCCCTGGTCCGCTTGGATCACGCCCCGAGGCGGGGTTACAGTTCCCCTTTCCAAAGGCGTCGATCTTCCAGATGGCAAGCCCTTGTCTCTTGGAGGGTTGAACTGTTGCTCTGCAAGCCACCCCTTGAAGTGGAGTGGGCCAGTCCTAAGAGGAATAAGCGGACGCTCCTATGCTTCGAGCCTCGAGAATATCGGCTGGCCAGCACAGGGAACTCGAAAACGGCACTTTCCAGAAAGCACTTTCTGGCCGCTTCCGGTATCAGAGGTGCTTCCCTGCGGTGCGCCCCACTCTCACGGCGGTCGGCCCATAATCGGCCCCCGACCCCACCACCGTGGATTCACCCCTCAGTATCTCTTTCGTCGAGGTTGATTGGGGTTTCAGCCCCTTCTTCAAGAACTCATACGCCTTCCACGGGTCCACCGTCTCACCGCAGGTAAAAAGATCAACAGCTGCA encodes:
- a CDS encoding phosphatidate cytidylyltransferase — its product is MGAPLVALIIGFGQEAGLLFLILLATGLGLVEFYRLTLPESLPSQRILGIGLGLLFPLAAFLGREGAVVAVLALVVLVLFLLLMVTPGELAGATSRMAVMLLGNVYVGFLLSYIVLLRGRPMGLQWVLFLLVTVWAGDTCAYFSGTLVGRHRLWPRISPNKTLEGLLGGLAGSVAAAVLFRLFFLRCLALSDTVTLGSFILMIGQVGDFGESMIKRSARVKDSSHLIPGHGGVLDRLDSLLLSAPFLYYYVQWILG
- a CDS encoding isoprenyl transferase; its protein translation is MDPNRLPRHVAIIMDGNGRWAKRKSLSRINGHMKGVDSVRTVVTACREMGIKYLTLYAFSMENWKRPEEEVRALMDLLFQYLMDELEEMLENDIRLNAIGELETLPPRVYGRLMETMKATRHCQGMTLTLALSYGGRAEIIHAVTSIVSALEKKEITREDVGIDSFASHLWTKDLPDPDLLIRTSGEYRISNFLLWQMAYTEIYVTETLWPDFGREELVEAILDYQSRERRFGLTSEQLT
- the frr gene encoding ribosome recycling factor, coding for MDADELKEFREKMAKTLAAFQHDLDKIRTGRASLALFDGIRVDYYGTPTPLNQVASMAIPESRLITIKPWDASIIGEIEKAILKSELGLTPVNDGKVIRITIPKLTEERRRDLVKLVRKKGEEGKIAIRNIRREANEWYRSLEKEKAISQDELHRRLEEVQELTSEFIGKVDRILDLKEKEILEI
- a CDS encoding UMP kinase: MEEIAYRRVLLKISGEILGGTERFGIHPESVRDLVEEIKEVHDLGVELGIVVGGGNILRGVPAAGTGVDRVVADQMGMLATVMNSLALQDALEKRGVAARVQSAIRMESVVEPFVGRRAVRHLEKRRVVVFAGGTGNPFFTTDTAAVLRALEVGARVIMKGTKVDGVYDADPARFPEARKFDVLTYGEVLERNLKVMDSTSICLCRDNGLPIVVFDSTARGNIKGAVLGRKVGTLIRG
- the tsf gene encoding translation elongation factor Ts, with the protein product MVDGNLVKELRQRTGAGIMDCKRALEETEGNLEKAIDRLREKGLARAAKRSGRATREGLVGSYIHAGGRIGVLVEVNCETDFVARTVEFQNLVKDTAMQIAAASPTYVERGQVPAEVIEKERQILRTQAVESGKPEKVIDRIVEGRMEKFFSEVCLLDQPFIRDPDMTFREVLNGVISQVGENISIRRFARFQLGEGQAGE
- the rpsB gene encoding 30S ribosomal protein S2, whose product is MVNITMKELLEAGVHFGHETRRWDPKMKPYIFGARDGIYIIDLQKTVQMFKEAYRFIRDTAAKGEHVLFVGTKKQAQESIREEATRCNMFYVNHRWLGGMLTNYQTIRKSIDRLNRLEKMRNEEIYNLLPKKEIMQLEKERIRLEKSLGGIKMMDRLPGAVFIVDTKKERIAVNETRKLGIPSVGIVDSNCNPEEVTYPIPGNDDAIRAIRLLSSRMADAVIEGRQEYEKQLQQEMEKEPSPPPPGEEGQAIPGEDVEVEGFPHREGESEDRVSPPAAEEEAAKAPAASLTEEE
- the speE gene encoding polyamine aminopropyltransferase; this translates as MKEEEWFQEKVRDQVGQMVRVRRRILSEETPFQRIEVFDTDQFGRVMALDGAINLAEKDEFIYHEMLAHVPMCVHPRVESLLVVGGGDGGVVREVLKHPVGRVDLVEIDQRVIEVTRRYFPEVSCGLDDPRVHIHIEDGTLFVQGAREAYDVIVVDSTDPIGVGASLYEETFYRHVFSALRSGGIVTTQTESPFFDQDIIKDLYPKLREVFPIVRTYLAPVPFYPGTLWSFAFCSKGVDPLADFNPSGTSVERIETYYYDSEVHRGAFIVPRCMRDVFDKP